The Kocuria sp. TGY1127_2 genome includes a window with the following:
- a CDS encoding polyribonucleotide nucleotidyltransferase: MEGPEIQFAEAIIDNGKFGQRTVRFETGRLAKQAAGSTLVSIDEETSMLSATAVGKHPREGFDFFPLTVDVEERMYAAGRIPGSFFRREGRPSTDAILACRLIDRPLRPAFGKGIRNEVQVVVTVLTIDPDEIYNTVAINAASMSTTLSGMPFQGPVGGVRVALIDGQWVAFPKHSQLENAVFDMAVAGRVVTKADGTEDVAIMMVEAEATDTSWDLVQSGATAPTEDVVAEGLEAAKPFIKALCDAQSDLAKRAGKPAMEIERFGGYADEVAQAVESKFSSKIKDVYSIAGKQEREIASENLQKEVAEELAGEGKEFEGRLEEVNGAFNALTKQTVRQRILTDQVRIDGRGLTDIRQLTAEVEVLPRVHGSAIFERGETQIMGVTTLNMLKLEQQIDSLSPVKTKRYIHHYNFPPYSTGETGRVGSPKRREIGHGALAERAITPVLPSREEFPYAIRQVSEALGSNGSTSMGSVCASTLSLLNAGVPLRAPVAGIAMGLVSDEVDGETRYAALTDILGAEDALGDMDFKVAGTSEFVTAIQLDTKLDGIPASVLGAALKQAREARLHILDVLTAAIDVPDEMSEFAPRIITVHVPVSKIGEVIGPKGKMINQIQEDTGADITIEDDGTVYIGAVDGPSAEAARSAINAIANPQVPEVGERYLGTVVKTTTFGAFVSLTPGKDGLLHISELRKLNDGNRVSDVEDVVGVGQKVQVEITKVDDRGKLSLAPVVSEEETATVTESDDEE, translated from the coding sequence TTGGAGGGTCCCGAGATTCAATTCGCAGAAGCCATTATCGACAATGGCAAATTCGGCCAGCGCACCGTTCGCTTCGAAACCGGCCGCTTGGCCAAGCAGGCTGCGGGCTCCACGCTCGTGTCCATCGACGAAGAAACCAGCATGCTGTCGGCAACCGCTGTCGGCAAGCACCCGCGCGAAGGATTCGATTTCTTCCCGCTGACGGTCGACGTCGAAGAGCGCATGTACGCCGCGGGCCGCATCCCGGGCTCGTTCTTCCGCCGTGAGGGACGCCCCTCGACGGACGCCATCCTGGCATGCCGCCTGATCGACCGCCCATTGCGCCCTGCCTTCGGCAAGGGAATCCGCAATGAGGTCCAGGTCGTCGTGACCGTTCTGACGATCGATCCTGACGAAATCTACAACACCGTTGCCATCAACGCCGCCTCGATGTCCACGACCCTCTCCGGAATGCCGTTCCAGGGACCGGTCGGCGGCGTCCGGGTCGCACTGATCGACGGTCAGTGGGTTGCATTCCCCAAGCATTCGCAGCTGGAGAACGCAGTGTTCGACATGGCGGTTGCGGGACGCGTCGTGACCAAGGCCGACGGAACCGAAGACGTCGCGATCATGATGGTCGAGGCCGAAGCCACCGACACCTCATGGGACCTCGTCCAGTCCGGCGCGACAGCGCCGACCGAGGACGTCGTGGCGGAAGGCCTCGAGGCAGCCAAGCCCTTCATCAAGGCGCTGTGTGATGCCCAGTCGGATCTGGCCAAGCGTGCCGGCAAGCCGGCCATGGAGATCGAGCGCTTCGGCGGATACGCCGACGAAGTAGCCCAGGCAGTCGAGTCCAAGTTCTCCTCAAAGATCAAGGACGTCTACTCCATTGCGGGCAAGCAGGAGCGCGAGATCGCTTCCGAAAACCTGCAGAAGGAAGTTGCCGAGGAACTCGCCGGTGAAGGCAAAGAGTTCGAAGGCCGCCTCGAGGAAGTCAATGGTGCTTTCAACGCCTTGACCAAGCAGACCGTGCGCCAGCGCATCCTGACGGATCAGGTCCGCATCGATGGCCGCGGACTGACCGACATCCGTCAGCTCACGGCAGAGGTAGAAGTTCTGCCGCGCGTGCACGGATCCGCGATCTTCGAGCGCGGCGAGACCCAGATCATGGGTGTCACCACGCTCAACATGCTCAAGCTCGAGCAGCAGATCGACTCCCTCTCTCCGGTCAAGACCAAGCGGTACATCCACCACTACAACTTCCCTCCGTATTCCACGGGCGAGACCGGCCGCGTCGGTTCCCCGAAGCGCCGCGAAATCGGTCACGGTGCGCTTGCGGAGCGCGCGATCACCCCGGTCCTGCCGTCGCGTGAGGAATTCCCATACGCGATTCGCCAGGTTTCCGAGGCGCTCGGCTCCAACGGTTCGACGTCAATGGGCTCAGTGTGCGCCTCGACCCTCTCGCTGCTCAACGCCGGTGTGCCGCTGCGCGCTCCGGTGGCCGGTATCGCGATGGGCTTGGTCTCGGACGAGGTCGACGGCGAAACTCGTTACGCCGCTCTGACCGACATCCTCGGCGCAGAGGACGCATTGGGCGATATGGACTTCAAGGTCGCGGGTACATCCGAATTCGTGACCGCGATCCAACTCGACACCAAGCTCGACGGAATCCCCGCCTCGGTGCTCGGTGCCGCGCTCAAGCAGGCTCGCGAAGCCCGCCTGCACATCCTTGACGTGCTGACGGCCGCGATCGACGTTCCGGATGAAATGAGCGAGTTCGCCCCGCGTATCATCACGGTGCACGTGCCCGTCTCCAAGATCGGCGAGGTCATCGGCCCGAAGGGCAAGATGATCAACCAGATCCAGGAAGACACCGGCGCGGACATCACGATCGAGGACGACGGAACCGTTTATATCGGTGCCGTGGACGGCCCTTCCGCTGAGGCCGCACGGTCGGCGATCAACGCGATCGCCAACCCCCAGGTTCCTGAGGTCGGAGAACGCTACTTGGGTACGGTCGTCAAGACCACGACCTTCGGTGCTTTCGTGTCCCTGACTCCGGGCAAGGACGGGCTGCTGCACATCTCCGAGCTGCGCAAGCTCAACGATGGCAATCGCGTGAGCGACGTCGAAGACGTCGTTGGCGTCGGGCAGAAGGTCCAGGTCGAGATCACCAAGGTTGACGACCGCGGCAAGCTGTCGTTGGCCCCTGTTGTCTCCGAAGAAGAGACCGCAACCGTCACTGAGAGTGACGACGAGGAGTAA
- the rpsO gene encoding 30S ribosomal protein S15 — protein sequence MALDPAVKQEIIKEYATHEGDTGSPEVQVAVLTRRISDLTEHLKSHKHDHHSRRGLMILVGRRRNMLGYLRRIDIERYRALIQRLGIRR from the coding sequence GTGGCACTGGATCCCGCTGTCAAGCAGGAAATCATCAAGGAATACGCAACCCACGAGGGCGACACCGGTTCGCCCGAGGTCCAGGTTGCAGTTCTGACTCGTCGCATCAGCGACTTGACCGAACACCTTAAGTCCCACAAGCACGACCACCACTCGCGTCGTGGTCTCATGATTCTCGTTGGTCGCCGTCGCAACATGCTCGGCTACCTGCGTCGGATCGACATCGAGCGTTACCGCGCGCTGATTCAGCGTCTCGGAATTCGCCGATAA
- a CDS encoding DNA-3-methyladenine glycosylase: MIDFTQSADIVAPQLLGAVIHRGQVAIRLTEVEAYLGTVDPASHAHKGPTPRCATMFGAPSHLYVYASYGIHRAGNLVCSPDGTASGCLMRAGEVVSGWDEVRTRRGESVLDVGLARGPGNLGSALGLSLTDNGTPVHQAARGDHISESTVEFWIEEAREPVEHVRGKRIGISKNADAPLRYWIPNDPTVSSPRSRRVAVG; the protein is encoded by the coding sequence ATGATCGATTTCACCCAGTCTGCCGACATCGTGGCTCCCCAGCTTCTGGGGGCAGTAATTCATCGTGGGCAGGTCGCGATCAGATTGACAGAAGTCGAGGCCTACCTCGGCACCGTCGATCCGGCGTCGCACGCCCACAAAGGCCCGACGCCGCGGTGCGCGACAATGTTCGGCGCGCCTAGCCACCTCTATGTGTACGCGTCGTACGGGATTCACCGTGCCGGGAACCTGGTCTGCTCCCCTGATGGAACCGCCTCCGGTTGTCTGATGCGGGCCGGAGAGGTCGTTTCCGGGTGGGATGAGGTGCGTACCCGACGCGGCGAAAGCGTCCTCGACGTCGGTCTGGCCCGAGGACCGGGAAACCTGGGTTCTGCCCTGGGGCTCAGCTTGACGGACAACGGAACGCCGGTCCATCAGGCGGCTCGCGGAGACCACATCTCGGAGTCCACCGTCGAGTTCTGGATAGAAGAGGCTCGAGAACCGGTCGAGCACGTCAGAGGCAAGCGCATCGGCATCAGCAAGAATGCGGATGCTCCCTTGCGGTATTGGATCCCCAACGATCCGACGGTCAGTTCCCCGCGTTCGCGGCGGGTCGCGGTCGGCTGA
- a CDS encoding PLP-dependent aminotransferase family protein produces MTTGNTEFTPRLARNFADTEDSPVRALLDLVSRPGVISFAGGIPDSSFFDLGAIRAAYEASLARPERSLQYSSSEGELELREVIAANLTSEGIPSQSDDILITTGSQQGLTLMGQVMVDKGDVILVEDPTYLAALQTFGLAGARFEPVECDDEGVIPEALDRAIAAHRPKLVYLIPSYQNPSGRTMSARRRHDVAQILLRTQTMLIEDDPYSSLRYSGEALEPICAIEGMAEQTALLQTLSKSVAPGIRLGWARVPSSIRDAMIVGKQAIDLHSSTVDQYAAAYYLAHPETHQSDEEKLRVYGERLQAMVRELPQALPEGSRVTSPQGGMFLWAELPEAYDTDALLPYAMREGVGFVPGSSFHVDTSIRNTMRISFVTNAEEEIVEGVARLGRAVAAYEAEQLKV; encoded by the coding sequence ATGACTACGGGAAATACCGAATTCACCCCACGGCTCGCGCGCAATTTTGCGGATACGGAAGATTCTCCGGTCCGGGCGCTCCTGGACCTGGTGAGTCGACCCGGGGTGATCTCTTTCGCGGGCGGTATTCCGGACTCCTCCTTTTTCGACCTGGGCGCCATCCGCGCGGCCTACGAGGCATCCCTGGCTCGGCCGGAGCGTTCGCTCCAGTATTCGTCGAGTGAGGGCGAGCTCGAGCTTCGCGAAGTGATCGCCGCGAACCTCACGTCCGAAGGCATTCCCTCCCAGTCTGACGACATTCTGATCACCACGGGCTCGCAGCAGGGCCTGACCCTCATGGGACAGGTGATGGTCGACAAAGGGGACGTCATCCTGGTCGAAGACCCGACGTACCTGGCCGCATTGCAGACCTTCGGGTTGGCTGGAGCGCGTTTTGAGCCCGTCGAGTGCGATGACGAAGGCGTGATCCCGGAAGCCCTGGACCGGGCGATCGCAGCGCATCGACCGAAGCTCGTCTACCTCATCCCGAGTTACCAGAATCCGAGTGGCCGCACGATGTCGGCGCGGCGCCGTCACGACGTCGCCCAGATCCTTCTCAGGACCCAAACCATGCTGATCGAGGACGACCCGTATTCGAGCCTCCGCTATTCCGGTGAAGCGCTCGAGCCGATCTGTGCGATCGAAGGCATGGCGGAGCAGACTGCGCTCCTGCAGACATTGTCCAAATCCGTTGCTCCGGGAATCCGCCTCGGCTGGGCACGCGTGCCGTCCTCGATCCGTGACGCGATGATCGTCGGCAAGCAGGCCATTGACCTGCATAGCTCCACGGTGGATCAGTATGCGGCCGCTTACTATCTCGCTCATCCGGAGACGCATCAATCCGATGAGGAGAAGCTCCGGGTCTATGGCGAGCGTCTGCAAGCGATGGTTCGCGAGCTGCCCCAGGCTCTTCCGGAGGGTTCTCGCGTGACCTCGCCCCAAGGGGGAATGTTCTTGTGGGCCGAATTGCCGGAGGCCTATGACACGGACGCTCTGCTGCCTTATGCGATGCGGGAAGGTGTTGGGTTCGTGCCCGGCAGCTCATTCCACGTGGACACGAGCATCCGGAACACGATGCGAATCTCCTTCGTCACCAACGCGGAAGAGGAAATCGTCGAAGGCGTGGCGCGACTTGGTCGAGCGGTTGCCGCCTACGAGGCGGAGCAGCTGAAGGTGTGA
- a CDS encoding methyltransferase domain-containing protein, whose protein sequence is MSTLSSQDSAGAAQERTRWDPEQYLKFGSERARPLVDLLQRIPLTTVQNVVDLGCGPGSDTPIIHGHWPEAVVHGVDSSQQMIDAAQGRGESFARYEHADVKEWLDARRVHGWAGEEPQLIVSNALFQWVDGHETWLPQVADLLPSGGVFAFQVPGNFDAPSHVLLREIAGQPKYARHIDEKLRDKIIRAREYLALLSRPGWSVDAWETTYLHVLQGEDPVFDWISSTGARPVLNALPEPVKGEFVEEYKAALRTAYPAEAHGTVMPFRRVFVVAARLAEN, encoded by the coding sequence GTGAGCACATTGTCCTCCCAGGACTCGGCAGGCGCTGCACAGGAACGCACACGGTGGGACCCCGAGCAGTACCTCAAATTCGGTTCTGAACGAGCCCGCCCGCTCGTGGACCTCCTCCAGAGGATTCCGCTGACCACGGTCCAGAACGTCGTCGACTTGGGCTGTGGGCCCGGTTCCGACACCCCGATCATTCACGGACACTGGCCTGAGGCGGTGGTGCACGGTGTCGACAGCAGCCAGCAGATGATCGACGCTGCCCAAGGGCGCGGGGAGTCTTTCGCTCGGTACGAGCATGCCGACGTCAAAGAGTGGTTGGACGCCCGCCGAGTCCATGGCTGGGCAGGAGAGGAGCCCCAACTCATTGTCTCTAACGCCCTGTTCCAATGGGTTGACGGCCACGAGACCTGGTTGCCGCAAGTGGCAGACCTCTTGCCGAGCGGCGGTGTATTCGCTTTTCAGGTGCCGGGCAATTTCGACGCCCCGTCCCACGTTCTGCTGCGCGAGATCGCTGGCCAACCGAAGTACGCCCGGCATATCGACGAAAAGCTCCGGGACAAAATCATCCGGGCCCGGGAGTATTTGGCTCTCTTGTCCCGTCCGGGATGGTCGGTGGACGCCTGGGAAACAACGTATCTCCACGTTCTGCAGGGGGAGGACCCTGTATTCGACTGGATCTCCTCGACGGGGGCCCGTCCGGTGCTCAACGCCCTGCCGGAGCCCGTCAAGGGCGAGTTCGTCGAAGAATACAAAGCGGCACTTCGGACGGCTTACCCTGCCGAAGCCCACGGGACCGTCATGCCGTTCCGCCGGGTATTCGTCGTGGCCGCGCGGCTCGCCGAAAACTGA
- a CDS encoding site-specific DNA-methyltransferase has translation MQTQAHRNAGGGPVETYGLTWPGKSESQRLGESATSARLVPHSPGKGGAAVAEVNLVIEGDSLDALKILRRTHAGAFGLIYIDPPYNVGTKADYRDSFHRSQAVEDRAAGVHEEPERCAARSNAGRRHSLWLDLMYPRLRAARELLASNGVIAVSIDDAEAPRLRLLLDEIYGEENFCATIVWEKKYSPANDCRNFSVVHDYLILYAASPAFRRNLLPRTEATNRPYRHDDADGRGLYRTSDLSVRTYSPAADYAVVNPLTGAKHFPPPGRSWGYSPQAMQRLIDEGRIYWGTDGTRAPQLKRYLGEVQDGVVPTTLWTRDFAGHNHLAKNDIRKLFGTTAVFETPKPVRLIQRLLQVTTGKDSLVLDFFAGSGTTAHAVMRQNAEDGGNRKFVLVQLDEPINAARKPTVASEFSTIADVTRERVRRAAAALREEFPELDPAQTRFVELKVV, from the coding sequence GTGCAAACACAGGCCCACCGGAACGCAGGTGGAGGCCCCGTCGAAACATACGGGCTTACCTGGCCCGGCAAGTCCGAATCCCAGAGGCTGGGGGAGAGCGCGACATCCGCCCGCCTGGTCCCCCATTCCCCGGGGAAAGGTGGAGCCGCCGTCGCGGAGGTGAACCTCGTGATCGAGGGGGACAGCCTCGACGCCCTGAAAATCTTGAGGCGCACGCATGCCGGAGCCTTCGGGCTGATCTACATCGACCCTCCGTACAACGTGGGGACGAAGGCCGACTACCGAGACTCTTTTCACCGGAGTCAGGCTGTCGAGGACCGCGCCGCAGGAGTGCACGAAGAGCCGGAGCGGTGTGCCGCTCGCTCTAACGCAGGCCGGAGGCATTCGCTCTGGCTGGATCTCATGTACCCGAGGCTTCGAGCCGCGCGCGAGCTGCTCGCCTCCAATGGGGTCATTGCCGTTTCGATCGATGACGCAGAAGCCCCCAGACTCAGGCTGCTCCTGGACGAGATTTACGGAGAGGAGAATTTCTGCGCGACGATCGTCTGGGAAAAGAAATACTCACCGGCCAACGACTGCCGCAATTTCTCGGTCGTCCACGACTACCTGATTCTCTATGCGGCATCACCAGCCTTTCGTCGCAACCTCCTGCCCCGAACCGAGGCAACCAATCGGCCGTACCGCCACGACGACGCCGATGGTCGCGGCCTCTACCGGACGAGTGACCTCTCGGTACGCACGTATTCGCCGGCCGCGGACTACGCCGTGGTGAACCCACTGACCGGGGCGAAGCATTTTCCGCCTCCCGGGCGGAGTTGGGGATATTCGCCTCAGGCCATGCAGCGCTTGATCGACGAGGGTCGGATATATTGGGGCACGGACGGAACACGCGCCCCTCAACTCAAGCGATACCTTGGGGAAGTTCAGGACGGAGTTGTACCGACGACCCTCTGGACTCGCGACTTCGCCGGGCACAATCATCTGGCCAAAAACGACATCAGAAAGCTCTTCGGAACCACGGCCGTATTCGAGACCCCGAAGCCCGTGCGCCTGATCCAGCGACTCCTTCAGGTCACCACCGGCAAAGATTCACTCGTGCTTGACTTCTTCGCCGGCTCGGGCACCACGGCTCATGCGGTGATGCGGCAGAACGCGGAAGACGGTGGCAACCGGAAGTTCGTCCTCGTTCAACTCGACGAGCCGATCAATGCGGCGCGGAAGCCAACGGTGGCCAGCGAATTCTCGACGATCGCGGACGTCACCCGCGAGCGCGTGCGTCGGGCAGCCGCAGCATTGCGCGAAGAATTCCCCGAGCTGGATCCCGCTCAGACCCGATTCGTGGAGCTCAAGGTGGTCTGA